From a single Lytechinus pictus isolate F3 Inbred unplaced genomic scaffold, Lp3.0 scaffold_19, whole genome shotgun sequence genomic region:
- the LOC129284166 gene encoding transcription factor SPT20 homolog has protein sequence MDTNTEEPTDGPRVTYNDAQVQAICSYVRENYTELFPCSDKPNTRGRVAEAWDRAATTLMSGGLPISNAKKAPGVHLRDLWHKMVSRAKKYRDDRSRTGGGPRPRFHQRHEMVMEVLPKPACMGFLGQESEGGNLIALLTNTEDFDNMEEQYQTTRQHQQQQQRQQQQQQHQTQQQHQTGQQQQQHQTQHQTQQQHQSLQTQQQQVQPLNEHHQQDRRQKPQHSNLRQVRKRKADYQWELLECEKEKLGVMRQRLEVEREKVQVLKQIFNKLSGNVSENES, from the exons ATGGACACGAACACAGAAGAACCGACG GATGGACCGAGAGTAACATATAACGATGCCCAAGTACAGGCAATATGTTCATATGTGAGAGAGAATTACACTGAATTATTTCCATGTAGTGACAAGCCAAAT ACCAGAGGACGTGTTGCAGAGGCATGGGACAGGGCAGCCACCACATTGATGAGTGGTGGTCTGCCCATTTCTAATGCCAAGAAGGCCCCTGGTGTGCACCTCCGTGACCTATGGCACAAGATGGTGTCGAGGGCCAAAAAGTACCGTGATGACCGTTCACGTACAG GTGGTGGCCCTCGACCCAGGTTCCATCAGCGCCATGAAATGGTCATGGAGGTGCTACCTAAACCTGCATGCATGGGCTTTCTTGGCCAAGAGAGCGAAGGAGGGAATTTAATTGCCTTA CTAACGAATACGGAAGACTTTGATAACATGGAAGAGCAATATCAGACAACACGGCAGCatcaacaacagcagcagcggcagcaacaacagcaacaacaccAGACACAGCAACAACACCAGACAGggcaacaacagcaacaacaccAGACACAGCACCAGACCCAACAACAACACCAGTCACTCCAGACCCAGCAACAGCAAGTGCAACCTTTGAATGAACACCATCAACAAGATCGACGGCAAAAACCACAGCATTCTAACCTTCGACAAGTGCGAAAAAGGAAAGCAGATTATCAGTGGGAGTTGCTGGAGTGTGAAAAGGAAAAGCTAGGTGTAATGAGGCAGAGACTAGAGGTTGAGAGAGAAAAAGTTCAAGTATTGAAGCAAATATTTAACAAACTTAGTGGCAATGTGTCAGAGAATGAATCATAA
- the LOC129282129 gene encoding putative nuclease HARBI1, producing MFKKYRFTRDGVSFIIDYIGDELKHNTKRSNALTPALQIFVALRFYATGSVLDSSATIHGCSRSTASRVIRRVTLALCSKRDEFIKFPCTQEEVRDTQRRFFLLASFPNVVGAIDGTHVRINGVPLGAAEHLYVNRKGFYSINVQLTCNAQYEITSISARWPGSTHDSRICRTSVIAQAFREGALNGLLLGDSGYGLQSWLMTPVPLPRTRGERRYNQAHSCTRVVIEQVNGQLKSKFRCLIGGGLNMIPERASDVITACACLHNISKQMKQPEVEQERVDDDAGDEANDLNEEGDAMTGKQVRDDIIRSFFA from the exons ATGTTCAAAAAATATCGATTCACCAGAGATGGTGTAAGCTTCATTATTGATTATATTGGAGATGAATTGAAACACAATACTAAAAGGAGTAATGCACTGACCCCAGCACTGCAAATTTTTGTAGCACTGAGGTTCTATGCCACGGGATCTGTGCTGGATAGTTCAGCCACTATCCACGGCTGCAGTAGATCAACAGCATCAAGAGTCATAAGAAGGGTGACACTTGCTTTGTGCTCTAAAAGAGATGAG TTCATTAAATTTCCCTGCACACAAGAAGAAGTGCGTGATACCCAAAGACGTTTCTTCCTCCTGGCAAGCTTTCCCAACGTGGTTGGGGCTATTGACGGTACTCATGTTCGGATCAATGGAGTCCCCCTAGGAGCAGCCGAACATCTCTATGTAAACAGAAAGGGCTTCTACAGTATAAATGTCCAACTAACATGCAATGCCCAGTATGAGATAACGAGCATTTCTGCTCGATGGCCTGGATCTACGCACGATAGCAGGATTTGCAGG ACCAGCGTAATTGCCCAGGCCTTCAGAGAAGGAGCACTAAATGGATTGTTGCTGGGGGACTCTGGCTACGGCCTCCAATCATGGCTAATGACACCGGTACCACTGCCAAGAACACGAGGAGAGAGAAGATACAATCA AGCTCACAGTTGCACCAGAGTTGTGATAGAACAAGTCAACGGACAATTGAAGTCTAAATTCCGTTGCCTGATTGGTGGAGGGCTCAACATGATTCCAGAACGAGCGAGCGATGTGATAACGGCATGTGCCTGCCTTCATAACATAAGCAAGCAGATGAAGCAGCCAGAGGTTGAACAGGAGAGGGTTGACGACGACGCTGGTGATGAAGCCAACGACCTCAATGAAGAGGGGGATGCCATGACAGGAAAACAAGTTAGAGATGACATCATTCGTAGTTTTTTTGCATAA